The following are encoded in a window of Amycolatopsis lexingtonensis genomic DNA:
- a CDS encoding toxin-antitoxin system HicB family antitoxin: MDLTPYIANLREDLANTAAAGDEQTRRAAALLSSALEPAVRLTLMNALADLAAEVTAALPGQVVDVRLDGRDVRVVVSGAAEEPASRATPRDTTPPPPPIDGGDITRITLRLVEQIKGQAERAAAAQGVSLNTFVSQAVQGALGGAHKQHHGKDDRSGSRLHGWVQG, translated from the coding sequence ATGGACCTGACGCCGTACATCGCCAACCTTCGCGAGGACCTCGCGAACACGGCTGCCGCCGGGGACGAGCAGACCCGGCGAGCGGCCGCGCTGCTGTCCTCCGCGCTCGAACCCGCCGTCCGACTGACGCTGATGAACGCCCTCGCCGACCTCGCCGCCGAGGTCACGGCCGCTCTGCCGGGCCAGGTCGTGGACGTGCGGCTCGACGGGCGCGACGTCCGCGTGGTCGTCTCCGGCGCCGCCGAAGAGCCGGCGTCACGCGCGACACCACGTGACACCACGCCGCCACCACCACCGATCGACGGCGGCGACATCACCCGCATCACGCTGCGCCTGGTCGAGCAGATCAAGGGCCAGGCCGAGCGCGCGGCGGCGGCGCAGGGCGTCTCACTGAACACGTTCGTGTCCCAGGCGGTGCAGGGCGCGCTCGGCGGCGCCCACAAGCAGCACCACGGCAAGGACGACCGCTCCGGGTCGCGCCTGCACGGCTGGGTCCAAGGCTGA
- the thyX gene encoding FAD-dependent thymidylate synthase, whose product MTETVSPRVQLIAKTEFFPPEDVPWSTDADGGEALAEFAGRACYQSWKKPNPATATNAGYLEHIIDVGHLSVLEHGTVTFYITGISRSLTHELIRHRHFSYSQLSQRYVPERTAAVVEPDVIANDPVLHEKFLAATQASVDAYNELLAGLEEKFADVPSATLRRKQARQAARAVLPNATETRIVVTGNYRAWRHFVAMRATEHADVEIRELAVECLRQLQKAAANVFADFTISTLPDGTEIATSPKVFEG is encoded by the coding sequence GTGACCGAAACCGTGTCACCCCGGGTGCAGCTGATCGCGAAAACGGAGTTCTTCCCACCCGAGGACGTCCCGTGGTCGACCGACGCCGACGGCGGCGAGGCGCTGGCCGAGTTCGCCGGCCGGGCCTGCTACCAGTCGTGGAAGAAGCCGAACCCCGCCACCGCGACCAACGCCGGCTACCTCGAGCACATCATCGACGTCGGGCACCTTTCGGTGCTGGAGCACGGCACGGTCACCTTCTATATCACCGGCATCTCGCGGTCGCTGACGCACGAGCTGATCCGCCACCGCCACTTCTCCTACTCCCAGCTCTCGCAGCGCTACGTCCCGGAGCGCACCGCCGCCGTCGTCGAACCGGACGTGATCGCGAACGACCCGGTCCTGCACGAGAAGTTCCTCGCCGCGACGCAGGCGAGCGTCGACGCCTACAACGAGCTCCTCGCCGGCCTGGAGGAGAAGTTCGCCGACGTCCCGAGCGCGACGCTGCGCCGCAAGCAGGCCCGCCAGGCCGCGCGGGCCGTGCTGCCGAACGCGACCGAGACGCGGATCGTCGTCACCGGCAACTACCGGGCCTGGCGCCACTTCGTCGCGATGCGCGCGACCGAGCACGCCGACGTCGAGATCCGGGAACTCGCCGTCGAATGCCTGCGCCAGCTGCAGAAAGCCGCCGCGAACGTGTTCGCGGACTTCACGATCTCGACGCTGCCCGACGGCACCGAGATCGCCACTAGCCCGAAGGTGTTCGAAGGCTGA
- a CDS encoding ACT domain-containing protein, with the protein MKRLAIDVRPGEYAVVRLPADAPVPAELFEPGEAFVSVTRTPEELSVICPAGREPGGSTAAEDGWRLLSVRGPLEFTLTGIIAALASELAAAGVALFSMSTFDTDHILVRGADLEHAVKALRESGHEVALP; encoded by the coding sequence ATGAAACGACTCGCGATCGACGTCCGGCCCGGTGAGTACGCCGTCGTCCGGCTGCCCGCGGACGCCCCGGTGCCCGCCGAGCTCTTCGAGCCGGGCGAGGCCTTCGTCTCGGTCACGCGCACCCCCGAGGAGCTGTCGGTGATCTGCCCGGCCGGCCGCGAGCCGGGCGGCAGCACGGCGGCGGAGGACGGCTGGCGGCTCCTGTCGGTCCGCGGCCCGCTGGAGTTCACCCTGACCGGCATCATCGCCGCGCTGGCTTCGGAGCTGGCCGCGGCCGGCGTCGCGCTGTTCTCGATGTCGACGTTCGACACCGACCACATCCTGGTCCGCGGCGCCGACCTCGAGCACGCGGTGAAGGCGCTGCGCGAGTCCGGCCACGAGGTCGCGCTGCCCTGA
- a CDS encoding Nramp family divalent metal transporter, protein MAVTEAVRPRLTSRLRTGSALLGPAFVAAIAYVDPGNVASNISAGARYGYLLVWVIVAANLMAVLVQYLSAKLGLVSGMSLPEALRARLPRSARLAYWAQAEVVAIATDLAEVVGGAIALNLLFDLPLVVGGLITGAVSLTLLAVQDRGGQRTFERVVTGLLLVIAVGFLASLFVEPPSAAETLGGLVPKFDGAGSVLIAAAMLGATVMPHAVYLHSGLVRDRHGRPDGVRRRRLLRATRADVGLAMLLAGAVNLGMLLLAATNLQGQVGVDSIEGAHTAVAGALGPGVALLFAIGLLASGLASTSVGAYAGAMIMQGLLHKRIPLVLRRLVTLTPAIVVLALGADPSAALVVSQVVLSFGIPFALVPLIRLTADRTLMGEDANHRLTTVAACAIAAIIIALNLVLIYLTFAG, encoded by the coding sequence ATGGCAGTGACCGAGGCCGTGCGGCCGAGACTGACGTCCCGCCTGCGCACGGGATCGGCCCTGCTCGGGCCGGCGTTCGTCGCCGCGATCGCCTACGTCGACCCCGGGAACGTCGCCTCCAACATCAGCGCCGGCGCGCGCTACGGCTACCTGCTGGTCTGGGTGATCGTCGCGGCGAACCTGATGGCCGTGCTGGTGCAGTACCTGTCGGCGAAGCTGGGGCTGGTCAGCGGGATGTCGCTGCCGGAGGCCCTGCGCGCCCGGCTGCCCCGGTCGGCGCGGCTGGCGTACTGGGCGCAGGCCGAGGTCGTCGCCATCGCCACCGACCTGGCCGAAGTGGTGGGCGGCGCGATCGCCCTCAACCTGCTGTTCGACCTGCCGCTCGTCGTCGGCGGCCTGATCACCGGCGCGGTTTCGCTGACCCTGCTGGCGGTCCAGGACCGCGGCGGCCAGCGGACGTTCGAACGGGTCGTCACCGGCCTGCTGCTGGTCATCGCCGTCGGCTTCCTGGCGAGCCTGTTCGTCGAACCACCGTCGGCCGCGGAAACCCTCGGTGGCCTGGTCCCGAAGTTCGACGGCGCGGGCAGCGTCCTGATCGCGGCGGCGATGCTCGGCGCCACGGTCATGCCGCACGCGGTCTACCTGCACTCCGGCCTGGTCCGCGACCGCCACGGCCGCCCGGACGGCGTCCGGCGCCGCCGGCTGCTGCGCGCGACCCGCGCCGACGTCGGCCTGGCGATGCTCCTGGCCGGCGCGGTGAACCTCGGCATGCTCCTGCTGGCCGCGACGAACCTGCAGGGCCAGGTGGGTGTGGACAGCATCGAGGGCGCGCACACCGCGGTCGCCGGCGCGCTCGGCCCCGGCGTCGCGCTGCTGTTCGCGATCGGCCTGCTGGCCTCCGGCCTGGCCTCGACGTCGGTCGGCGCGTACGCGGGCGCGATGATCATGCAAGGCTTGCTGCACAAGCGGATCCCGCTGGTCCTGCGCCGCCTGGTCACGCTGACCCCGGCGATCGTGGTGCTGGCGCTGGGCGCCGATCCGAGCGCCGCGCTGGTCGTGTCCCAGGTGGTGCTGTCGTTCGGGATCCCGTTCGCCCTGGTGCCGCTGATCCGCCTGACGGCCGACCGCACGCTCATGGGCGAGGACGCGAACCACCGCTTGACGACGGTGGCCGCGTGCGCGATCGCGGCGATCATCATCGCGCTGAACCTGGTCCTGATCTACCTCACCTTCGCGGGCTGA
- a CDS encoding serine/threonine-protein kinase, producing the protein MTDEQTRPYPPQAPVTPGQRVVAGRYLLLGELGRGGMGVVWRAQDQVIGRPVAVKELRLPDAESAAVFSERALREVRTGGRLNDPAVVTVYDVVTDGGTTFIVMELVEAPSLADLVRQRGPMPAAQAAQVGERVLAALQAAHAAGIVHRDVKPANILVAPDGRVKLTDFGIAHAIDDPRLTTSGMIVGSPAFMAPERVEGREALPASDLWSLGATLFFAVEGSIPFERATTAATLHAIMTEIPYLTRGRGPIAAAILGLLVANPDARLSAAQAQNLLTTAQGVRPTPPNGTAMLGAPATRTAPQPPKKNLRALWLSLAAVAVIGALIGGFFAGKAYQTPAADQQKQPTMTFGLGGQLRTAIGGYYRCFNTPVQDGSIISDDDNKTDCDKSHTLEVYEIGGLLSVENWNSDDAQVAAYPGQAAVTASAEAACATAFRSSIVPETKRQDLTYRALVPTQAQWQSAPSKSGEEPTREFYCLLTRSDGGPITAPIVTKVK; encoded by the coding sequence GTGACCGACGAACAGACCCGGCCGTACCCACCCCAGGCGCCCGTCACGCCTGGTCAGCGGGTCGTCGCCGGCCGCTACCTCCTCCTCGGCGAGCTCGGCCGCGGCGGCATGGGTGTCGTGTGGCGGGCCCAGGACCAGGTCATCGGGCGGCCGGTCGCCGTCAAGGAGCTGCGGCTGCCCGACGCCGAGTCCGCCGCCGTGTTCTCCGAGCGCGCGCTGCGCGAGGTGCGCACCGGCGGGCGGCTCAACGACCCGGCGGTCGTCACGGTCTACGACGTCGTCACCGACGGCGGCACCACCTTCATCGTGATGGAGCTCGTCGAAGCGCCGAGCCTGGCCGACCTGGTGCGGCAGCGGGGCCCGATGCCCGCCGCGCAGGCCGCGCAGGTGGGGGAGCGGGTGCTCGCCGCGTTGCAGGCCGCGCACGCCGCCGGCATCGTGCACCGCGACGTGAAGCCGGCCAACATCCTGGTCGCGCCGGACGGCCGCGTGAAGCTGACCGACTTCGGCATCGCCCACGCCATCGACGACCCGCGGCTGACCACCAGCGGCATGATCGTCGGCTCGCCCGCGTTCATGGCGCCCGAGCGCGTCGAAGGCCGCGAAGCGCTGCCCGCGTCCGACCTGTGGTCCCTCGGCGCGACGCTGTTCTTCGCCGTCGAAGGCTCGATCCCGTTCGAGCGCGCGACCACCGCCGCGACGCTGCACGCGATCATGACCGAGATCCCGTACCTGACCCGCGGCCGGGGCCCGATCGCGGCGGCCATCCTCGGCCTGCTCGTCGCCAACCCCGACGCGCGGCTCTCCGCCGCCCAGGCGCAGAACCTCCTGACCACGGCGCAGGGCGTGCGCCCGACCCCGCCGAACGGCACCGCGATGCTGGGTGCCCCGGCGACCCGGACGGCCCCGCAGCCGCCGAAGAAGAACCTCCGCGCGCTGTGGCTCTCGCTCGCCGCGGTGGCCGTCATCGGCGCGCTGATCGGCGGGTTCTTCGCGGGCAAGGCCTACCAGACGCCCGCGGCCGACCAGCAGAAGCAGCCGACGATGACCTTCGGCCTCGGCGGGCAGCTCCGCACGGCCATCGGCGGCTACTACCGGTGCTTCAACACCCCGGTGCAGGACGGCTCGATCATCAGCGACGACGACAACAAGACCGACTGCGACAAGAGCCACACGCTGGAGGTCTACGAGATCGGCGGCCTGCTGTCGGTCGAGAACTGGAACTCCGACGACGCCCAGGTGGCCGCCTACCCGGGGCAGGCCGCGGTGACCGCGAGCGCCGAGGCGGCGTGCGCGACCGCGTTCCGGTCGTCGATCGTGCCCGAGACCAAGCGGCAGGACCTCACCTACCGCGCGCTCGTGCCGACCCAGGCGCAGTGGCAGAGCGCGCCGTCGAAGAGCGGCGAGGAACCCACCCGCGAGTTCTACTGCCTGCTCACCCGGTCCGACGGCGGGCCGATCACCGCGCCGATCGTGACCAAGGTCAAGTAG
- the dapA gene encoding 4-hydroxy-tetrahydrodipicolinate synthase — protein MSNPPTAAPGRPFGRVLTAMATPFDADGALDLKRAQELAEHLVELGNDGLVVNGTTGESPTTTDDEKQQLIRAVIEAVGDRATVVAGAGTNNTAHSIEQAKQAEAAGAHGLLVVTPYYSRPSQAGLYAHFTTVADSTGLPVMLYDIPPRSVVPIEVDTLLRLAEHPRIVAVKDAKGDLIAGSEVIANTHLAYYSGDDGLNLPWISVGGTGVVSVIGHVVAGRIRAMIDAYENGDTSTARTNHRGMLPVLRAMSRVGGVAFSKAALRLRGFDIGHPRLPIAPATEEQVAAIAADLAQGGVPLGDTAAQDWHGERVAQADSRAAYVAPTSHTSVGTLPR, from the coding sequence ATGTCCAACCCACCTACCGCAGCGCCCGGACGGCCGTTCGGGCGCGTGCTCACCGCGATGGCCACGCCCTTCGACGCCGACGGGGCGCTGGACCTGAAGCGGGCGCAGGAGCTGGCCGAGCACCTCGTGGAGCTGGGGAACGACGGCCTCGTCGTCAACGGCACGACCGGCGAGAGCCCGACCACGACCGACGACGAGAAGCAGCAGCTGATCCGCGCCGTGATCGAGGCCGTCGGCGACCGCGCGACCGTCGTGGCCGGCGCGGGCACCAACAACACGGCGCACAGCATCGAGCAGGCGAAGCAGGCCGAGGCGGCCGGCGCGCACGGCCTCCTCGTCGTCACGCCGTACTACTCGCGGCCGAGCCAGGCCGGGCTGTACGCGCACTTCACCACGGTCGCCGACAGCACTGGGCTGCCGGTGATGCTCTACGACATCCCGCCGCGCTCGGTCGTCCCGATCGAGGTCGACACGCTGCTGCGGCTGGCCGAGCACCCGCGGATCGTCGCGGTCAAGGACGCCAAGGGCGACCTCATCGCCGGCTCCGAGGTCATCGCGAACACCCACCTCGCCTACTACTCCGGCGACGACGGCCTGAACCTGCCGTGGATCTCCGTCGGCGGCACCGGCGTGGTGAGTGTGATCGGTCACGTCGTCGCGGGCCGGATCCGCGCCATGATCGACGCCTACGAGAACGGCGACACCTCCACCGCGCGCACGAACCACCGCGGGATGCTGCCGGTGCTGCGCGCGATGTCGCGGGTCGGCGGGGTCGCGTTCAGCAAGGCGGCGCTGCGGCTGCGCGGCTTCGACATCGGCCACCCGCGGCTCCCGATCGCCCCCGCCACCGAGGAGCAGGTGGCCGCGATCGCCGCCGATCTGGCCCAGGGCGGCGTGCCGCTGGGCGACACGGCGGCCCAGGACTGGCATGGTGAGCGGGTGGCACAAGCAGACTCGAGGGCCGCCTACGTGGCGCCGACCTCGCACACCAGCGTTGGGACCCTGCCTCGGTGA
- a CDS encoding ribonuclease J, translated as MSSLPQGPGPTNAPPALPEGALRVVALGGIGEVGRNMTVFEFGGRLLIVDCGVLFPEDDQPGVDLILPDFRAIEDRLDDIDGLVLTHGHEDHIGAVPFLLRLRPDLPIYGSKFTNALLAAKAKEHRQRPNLIQVREGERRDVGVFNLEFFAVNHSIPDALAVAIRTPAGVVLHTGDIKLDQLPLDGRLTDLAGFSRLGDEGVDLFCVDSTNAEVPGFVMPERDIGPVLDDVIRRVDQRVIVACFASHVHRVQQVLDAAHRHGRRIAFVGRSMVRNMGIAADLGLLNVPEGLLVDLDQASTLPESKVLFVSTGSQGEPLSALSRMARGEHRQISIRAGDTVVLASSMIPGNETAVFGVVNGLTRLGANVVHQGNAKVHVSGHASAGELLYLYNAVRPSNVMPVHGEWKHLRANGELAIRTGVAAENVVIAEDGVVVDLVDGKATRTGRVEVGHVYVDGLSVGDVGESTLSDRLVLGEGGFIAINVAVDSNTGRAVSSPTVAGRGFSDDPKALDAVVPLVEMELARTEAEGITDTHRIAQAVRRVVGRWVADTYRRRPMIVPTVIPV; from the coding sequence GTGAGCTCACTTCCCCAAGGTCCAGGCCCCACCAACGCCCCGCCCGCACTCCCCGAGGGAGCCCTGCGCGTCGTCGCGCTGGGCGGCATCGGCGAGGTCGGGCGCAACATGACCGTCTTCGAATTCGGCGGGCGGCTGCTCATCGTCGACTGCGGGGTGCTCTTCCCCGAGGACGACCAGCCCGGCGTCGACTTGATCCTGCCCGACTTCCGCGCGATCGAGGACCGCCTCGACGACATCGACGGCCTGGTGCTCACCCACGGGCACGAGGACCACATCGGTGCCGTCCCGTTCCTCCTGCGCCTGCGGCCGGACCTGCCGATCTACGGCTCGAAGTTCACGAACGCCCTGCTCGCGGCGAAGGCCAAGGAGCACCGGCAGCGGCCGAACCTGATCCAGGTCCGCGAGGGCGAGCGCCGCGACGTCGGCGTGTTCAACCTCGAGTTCTTCGCGGTGAACCACTCCATCCCGGACGCGCTGGCCGTGGCCATCCGCACCCCGGCGGGCGTGGTGCTGCACACCGGCGACATCAAGCTCGACCAGCTCCCGCTGGACGGGCGCCTCACCGACCTGGCCGGGTTCTCCCGGCTCGGCGACGAGGGCGTCGACCTGTTCTGCGTCGACTCGACCAACGCCGAGGTGCCCGGGTTCGTCATGCCCGAGCGCGACATCGGCCCGGTGCTCGACGACGTCATCCGCCGCGTGGACCAGCGCGTGATCGTGGCCTGCTTCGCCAGCCACGTGCACCGCGTCCAGCAGGTCCTGGACGCCGCGCACCGGCACGGCCGGCGGATCGCGTTCGTCGGCCGCTCGATGGTCCGGAACATGGGGATCGCCGCCGACCTCGGCCTGCTCAACGTCCCCGAGGGCCTGCTGGTCGACCTCGACCAGGCGAGCACCCTGCCGGAGAGCAAGGTCCTGTTCGTCTCGACGGGTTCGCAGGGCGAGCCGCTCTCGGCGCTGTCGCGGATGGCGCGCGGGGAGCACCGCCAGATCTCGATCCGCGCGGGCGACACGGTCGTGCTGGCCAGCTCGATGATCCCGGGCAACGAGACCGCGGTGTTCGGCGTGGTCAACGGCCTGACGCGGCTCGGCGCGAACGTCGTGCACCAGGGCAACGCGAAGGTGCACGTCTCCGGCCACGCGTCGGCGGGCGAGCTGCTCTACCTGTACAACGCGGTGCGCCCGAGCAACGTGATGCCGGTCCACGGCGAGTGGAAGCACCTGCGCGCGAACGGCGAGCTGGCCATCCGCACCGGCGTGGCCGCGGAGAACGTGGTCATCGCCGAGGACGGCGTGGTCGTCGACCTGGTCGACGGCAAGGCGACCCGCACCGGCCGCGTCGAGGTGGGCCACGTGTACGTGGACGGCCTGTCGGTCGGCGACGTCGGCGAGTCGACCCTGTCGGATCGGCTGGTCCTCGGCGAGGGCGGGTTCATCGCGATCAACGTCGCGGTCGACTCGAACACGGGCCGCGCGGTCAGCAGCCCGACGGTCGCCGGCCGCGGGTTCTCCGACGACCCGAAGGCGCTCGACGCCGTCGTGCCGCTGGTGGAGATGGAGCTGGCGCGCACCGAGGCCGAAGGCATCACCGACACCCACCGGATCGCGCAGGCGGTCCGGCGCGTGGTGGGCCGCTGGGTGGCGGACACCTACCGCCGCCGCCCGATGATCGTCCCGACGGTCATCCCGGTCTGA
- a CDS encoding substrate-binding domain-containing protein, which produces MGRHSPDGRRRLLVPVLATGLVLVLGAAAWVTVTAVRSRSSCEQPVNVLVTASADIAPALTIVARGLDLPCGGVQVQTREATQAAERLAMSDGSPRPQVWVPDSTLALRRAHQLGAADVPESGASVASSPVVLGVAADVAKGLGWPERTPTWADVLAAPGVVPGMPDPARDPVGALALLGLRDSVKAAPEASAAYVALLRRLSVNTLGAESDLIARLPGSSDGSGTAAVTAFPTSENSLLRHNIEDTSSPLVAVYSTAVPTLDYPFAELSGVTPQQRPIVDALREALLGGPGSDAIAKTGLRAAGGQALRDHTDDPRVSPTGIQVVNLPQAGVVDELLNQWAGVNLSARVQVLIDVSGSMNAQVPGTALNRMQLTVEATQKALHLFKPATQLRMLAFSTKLDGDKDYREILPMAPVAQHLASGALDRLGQLKATADGGTGLYDSVLDTYRTARREWEPGRLNLVIVMTDGRNEDPHSISRPDLLAELAKLQDPRRPIPLIGVGVGPDADKPELDQITAATGGQAFLAPDPAKITDVFFGALSRIAGG; this is translated from the coding sequence ATGGGACGTCACTCGCCGGATGGCCGACGCCGGTTGCTCGTTCCCGTGCTCGCGACCGGGCTCGTGCTCGTCCTCGGCGCCGCCGCCTGGGTGACCGTCACGGCCGTGCGCTCGCGGTCGTCGTGCGAGCAGCCCGTGAACGTCCTCGTGACGGCGTCCGCGGACATCGCGCCCGCGTTGACGATCGTCGCGCGGGGGCTCGACCTCCCGTGCGGGGGCGTCCAGGTCCAGACCAGGGAGGCGACGCAGGCCGCCGAGCGGCTCGCGATGTCCGACGGCAGTCCGCGCCCGCAGGTGTGGGTGCCCGATTCCACGCTCGCCCTGCGCCGCGCGCACCAGCTCGGTGCCGCCGACGTGCCCGAAAGCGGGGCGTCGGTCGCCAGCTCGCCCGTGGTGCTCGGCGTCGCCGCGGACGTCGCCAAGGGCCTCGGCTGGCCCGAGCGCACGCCCACGTGGGCGGACGTCCTGGCCGCGCCCGGCGTCGTCCCGGGGATGCCCGACCCGGCGCGCGACCCGGTCGGCGCGCTGGCGCTGCTCGGCCTGCGCGACAGCGTCAAGGCGGCGCCCGAGGCTTCGGCCGCGTACGTCGCGCTGCTGAGGCGGCTCTCGGTCAACACGCTCGGCGCCGAGTCGGACCTGATCGCGCGGCTGCCGGGCTCGAGCGACGGCAGCGGCACGGCCGCGGTCACAGCGTTCCCCACCTCCGAGAACTCCTTGCTGCGCCACAACATCGAGGACACGTCGTCGCCGCTCGTCGCCGTCTACTCGACCGCGGTGCCCACTTTGGACTACCCGTTCGCCGAGCTGAGCGGCGTCACCCCGCAGCAGCGCCCGATCGTCGACGCGCTGCGGGAGGCCCTGCTCGGCGGCCCCGGCTCCGACGCGATCGCGAAGACTGGCCTGCGTGCCGCCGGCGGCCAGGCACTGCGCGACCACACCGACGACCCGCGCGTGTCGCCGACGGGCATCCAAGTCGTGAACCTGCCGCAGGCCGGCGTCGTCGACGAACTGCTCAACCAGTGGGCGGGCGTCAACCTGAGCGCGCGCGTGCAGGTGCTGATCGACGTGTCGGGCTCGATGAACGCGCAAGTGCCGGGCACGGCGCTGAACCGGATGCAGCTGACGGTCGAGGCGACGCAGAAGGCGTTGCACCTGTTCAAACCGGCGACGCAGCTGCGCATGCTGGCGTTCTCCACCAAGCTCGACGGCGACAAGGACTACCGCGAGATCCTGCCGATGGCCCCGGTCGCCCAGCACCTGGCCAGTGGCGCGCTGGACCGGCTCGGGCAGCTCAAGGCGACCGCCGACGGTGGAACCGGGCTCTACGACAGCGTGCTGGACACCTACCGCACCGCCCGCCGCGAGTGGGAGCCCGGCCGGCTCAACCTGGTGATCGTGATGACGGACGGCCGCAACGAGGACCCGCACAGCATCAGCCGCCCGGACCTGCTGGCCGAGCTGGCGAAACTCCAGGACCCGCGGCGCCCCATCCCGCTGATCGGCGTGGGCGTCGGCCCGGACGCGGACAAACCGGAACTCGACCAGATCACCGCGGCGACCGGCGGCCAGGCGTTCCTGGCCCCGGACCCGGCGAAGATCACGGACGTGTTTTTCGGGGCGCTGAGCCGGATCGCCGGCGGATGA
- a CDS encoding amino acid permease produces the protein MTTKPGLRPDLRQRHVRMIALGGIIGASLFIGSGAVIHTVGPAAVLSYALGGLLVVLVMRMLGEMATAAPSLGSFMEYARDSLGGWAGFTIGWLYWYFWVGVVAFEAVAGAKILQGWIPGVPQWVFSLALMLLLTATNLASARSFGETEFWLASIKVATIVVFLVLGLLFVLGLWPGAHLSVGNIGLDGFVPHGGFSVVHGVVIVIFSYFGAEIVTIAAAESDQPETAVRKATSTIVWRVIVFYVGSVTLLVMITPWREIPSETSPFAAAFGRFGVPAASTIVSAVVLTAALSVLNSGLYTASRMLFALRRHGWAPSWISDTNARGVPWKAILVSTSVGYVAVVMSYVSPDKIFYFIINSAGAVALFVYAIICGSQLRMRRALEASSPEKLKLRMWGYPWLSWVTLALTLAVVASMLFVDADARSQLYLSLISLAVILGVYALIRRRSGSAPRKTRP, from the coding sequence GTGACGACGAAGCCCGGGCTGCGGCCCGATCTGCGCCAGCGGCACGTCCGGATGATCGCCCTCGGCGGCATCATCGGAGCCAGCCTGTTCATCGGCAGCGGTGCGGTGATCCACACCGTCGGCCCGGCGGCCGTGCTCTCGTACGCGCTGGGCGGCCTGCTCGTCGTGCTCGTGATGCGGATGCTCGGCGAAATGGCGACGGCGGCACCGTCGCTGGGCTCGTTCATGGAGTACGCGCGCGACTCGCTCGGCGGCTGGGCGGGCTTCACGATCGGCTGGCTGTACTGGTACTTCTGGGTCGGCGTGGTCGCGTTCGAGGCGGTCGCCGGCGCGAAGATCCTGCAGGGCTGGATCCCCGGCGTGCCGCAGTGGGTGTTCTCGCTGGCGCTGATGCTGCTGCTGACGGCGACGAACCTGGCGTCGGCGCGGTCGTTCGGCGAGACGGAGTTCTGGCTGGCGTCGATCAAGGTCGCGACCATCGTGGTGTTCCTGGTGCTGGGCCTGCTGTTCGTGCTCGGGCTCTGGCCGGGCGCCCACTTGTCGGTCGGCAACATCGGCCTGGACGGTTTCGTGCCCCACGGCGGTTTTTCGGTCGTCCACGGCGTCGTGATCGTGATTTTTTCGTACTTCGGCGCGGAAATCGTGACGATCGCGGCCGCGGAGTCCGACCAGCCGGAGACGGCGGTCCGCAAGGCGACGTCGACGATCGTCTGGCGCGTGATCGTGTTCTACGTGGGTTCGGTGACCCTGCTGGTGATGATCACGCCGTGGCGCGAAATCCCCAGCGAGACAAGCCCGTTCGCGGCGGCGTTCGGCCGCTTCGGTGTCCCGGCGGCGTCGACGATCGTGAGCGCGGTCGTCCTGACGGCGGCCCTGTCGGTGCTGAATTCGGGGCTGTACACGGCCTCCCGGATGCTGTTCGCGCTGCGGCGCCACGGCTGGGCCCCGTCGTGGATCTCGGACACGAACGCGCGCGGGGTGCCGTGGAAGGCGATCCTGGTGTCCACTTCGGTCGGTTACGTGGCCGTGGTGATGAGCTACGTGTCCCCGGACAAGATCTTCTACTTCATCATCAATTCGGCGGGCGCGGTGGCGCTGTTCGTGTACGCGATCATCTGCGGCTCGCAGCTGCGGATGCGGCGGGCCCTCGAGGCGTCGTCACCGGAGAAGCTGAAGCTGCGGATGTGGGGCTACCCGTGGCTGAGCTGGGTGACGTTGGCACTGACGCTGGCGGTGGTGGCGTCGATGCTGTTCGTGGACGCGGACGCGCGCTCGCAGCTGTACCTGAGCCTCATCAGCCTGGCGGTGATCCTGGGCGTCTACGCCCTCATCCGCCGGCGATCCGGCTCAGCGCCCCGAAAAACACGTCCGTGA